The following proteins come from a genomic window of Triticum aestivum cultivar Chinese Spring chromosome 6A, IWGSC CS RefSeq v2.1, whole genome shotgun sequence:
- the LOC543247 gene encoding fimbrin-4 yields MSGFVGVVVSDPSLQGQFTQVELRSLKAKFVSLKRDSGHVTTKNLPGLMKKLRGLHEVVPEEEIAAFLSESYPDSDQEIEFESFLREYLNLQARVSAKEGSAAVSGGGGAGGRKNSSSFLKSTITTLLHNLNQAEKSSYVAHINTYLGEDPFLKKYLPIDPSGNQLFDLIRDGVLLCKLINVAVPGTIDERAINKKRVLNPWERNENHTLCLNSAKAIGCTVVNIGTQDLVEGRPHLVLGLISQIIKIQLLADLNLKKTPQLVELFDDSKDIDEVLSLSPEKMLLRWMNHHLKKAGYKKTVNNFSSDVKDGEAYAYLLKALAPETSPETTLETKNPDERAKMVLEQAEKLDCKRYLTPKDITEGSANLNLAFVAQIFQHRNGLTSDIKQVTLTQSASRDDVLVSREERAFRMWINSLGVESYLNNVFEDVRNGWVLLEVLDKVSPGSVNWKLASKPPIKLPFRKLENCNQVVKIGKELKFSLVNLAGNDIVQGNKKLIVALLWQLMRFNILQLLNRLRSHSKGSQGKQITDADILNWANSKVKASGRTSRMESFKDKSLSNGVFFLELLSAVQPRVVNWKVVTKGEADEEKKLNATYIISVARKLGCSVFLLPEDIIEVNQKMILTLTASIMYWSLLRQPQPEISEASEPSSMASDATSDIGSEDGASTAAPSESEEANSLSDSLSTLTTDDATSNAPPAENGNGATPDAPPAENGNDATPDAQPAENGNAATPDAPPAENGNDAT; encoded by the exons ATGTCCGGCTTCGTCGGGGTCGTCGTCTCCGACCCCTCCCTGCAGGGCCAGTTCACGCAGGTCGAGCTCCGATCGCTCAAGGCCAAG TTCGTGTCTCTGAAGAGGGACTCCGGCCATGTCACCACCAAGAACCTCCCGGGGTTGATGAAGAAGCTGAGGGGACTTCACGAAGTGGTCCCCGAGGAGGAGATCGCCGCCTTCTTGTCGGAGTCGTACCCCGACAGCGACCAGGAGATTGAGTTCGAGTCCTTCCTCCGG GAGTACCTGAATCTGCAAGCAAGGGTGAGCGCCAAGGAAGGAAGCGCCGCTGTCagcggcggtggcggggctggCGGCCGCAAGAATTCGTCGTCGTTCCTCAAATCCACCATCACTACGCTGCTGCACAATCTCAACCAGGCGGAGAAGTCTTCTTATGTGGCACATATTAACACTTACCTTGGTGAAGATCCATTCTTGAAGAAGTACTTGCCAATCGACCCATCCGGCAACCAGCTATTCGATCTTATTAGGGATGGCGTCCTGCTCTG TAAGTTGATCAATGTAGCTGTACCTGGGACCATTGATGAGAGAGCAATAAATAAGAAAAGAGTTCTTAACCCATGGGAGAGGAATGAAAACCACACACTGTGCCTCAACTCTGCAAAGGCCATTGGATGTACTGTTGTTAACATTGGCACCCAGGATTTAGTGGAAGGAAGG CCTCATTTAGTTCTTGGATTAATATCTCAAATCATAAAG ATTCAACTTTTGGCTGATCTTAATCTTAAGAAGACACCCCAGCTTGTGGAATTGTTTGATGACAGTAAG GATATAGATGAGGTGTTGAGCTTGTCACCAGAAAAGATGCTGCTTCGATGGATGAACCATCATCTGAAAAAGGCTGGCTACAAGAAAACTGTTAACAATTTCTCTTCGGATGTGAAG GATGGTGAAGCCTATGCTTATCTTCTAAAAGCTCTTGCTCCAGAGACTTCCCCTGAAACCACACTGGAGACTAAGAATCCTGATGAAAGGGCAAAAATGGTACTTGAACAAGCAGAGAAGTTGGACTGCAAAAGATACCTTACACCAAAGGATATTACTGAGGGTTCTGCCAACTTGAATCTTGCATTTGTTGCACAAATATTCCAGCATCG GAATGGTCTAACTAGTGACATTAAACAAGTTACACTCACACAGTCAGCATCACGTGATGATGTTCTAGTATCCAGAGAAGAAAGGGCCTTCCGAATGTGGATCAACAGCCTTGGGGTCGAGTCATACCTGAATAATGTTTTTGAAGATGTTCGCAATGG ATGGGTACTTCTTGAAGTACTTGACAAAGTTTCTCCTGGATCTGTCAATTGGAAGTTGGCATCAAAACCTCCAATTAAATTGCCATTTAGGAAACTGGAGAACTGCAATCAAGTTGTCAAAATTGGGAAGGAGTTAAAGTTTTCATTAGTAAATTTAGCTGGGAATGATATTGTTCAGGGAAATAAGAAATTGATAGTTG CACTTCTGTGGCAATTGATGAGATTTAATATCCTTCAATTGCTAAACAGACTGAGATCCCACTCCAAAGGATCCCAAGGAAAGCAAATTACTGATGCAGATATACTGAACTGGGCAAACAGCAAAGTGAAAGCATCAGGAAGAACATCTCGAATGGAAAGCTTCAAG GATAAGAGCTTATCAAATGGAGTGTTCTTCCTCGAACTTCTTAGTGCAGTTCAGCCAAGGGTTGTGAACTGGAAAGTAGTTACAAAGGGAGAAGCTG ACGAGGAAAAGAAGCTAAATGCTACCTACATCATTAGTGTTGCAAGAAAGCTCGGATGTTCTGTGTTTCTACTGCCAGAGGACATCATAGAG GTGAACCAGAAGATGATCCTAACTCTTACAGCTAGCATCATGTATTGGAGCCTGCTGAGACAACCACAGCCTGAAATATCAGAAGCATCAGAGCCATCCAGCATGGCTTCGGACGCAACTTCCGACATTGGCTCGGAGGATGGTGCCTCAACAGCGGCACCGTCCGAGAGCGAAGAGGCAAACTCACTGTCCGACAGTCTATCCACCCTGACCACAGACGACGCCACCTCAAATGCTCCACCTGCAGAAAACGGGAACGGCGCCACCCCAGATGCTCCACCTGCAGAAAACGGGAACGACGCCACCCCAGATGCTCAACCTGCAGAAAACGGGAACGCCGCCACCCCAGATGCCCCACCTGCAGAAAATGGGAACGATGCCACATGA